Within Trichoderma atroviride chromosome 2, complete sequence, the genomic segment CGCCCTCCGATTCTGATTCTTCAACGCCGCTCTCGTCTTCGCTTTGCGATAAGATGCCCTCGAGTTCAGCGCCGCCGAATTCGTCGTCGGACTCGACAACCGCTTCGACAATTTCTTTTCGCTTCCGCGAGGGGAGTGAGGGACCCATTGGATCGGCGTTTTGTGACTTGGATCTTGTAGTACgcatgagaaaaaaaagaatgcaaTTCAATGATATCTCAGACGCTCAATGCAGCGGCAGTAGTTTGCGATTTAGGTAgtctaattttttttttcgcgaTAAGAAGCAGCTCCATATCAAATCGCGGAATCCGCCGCTACGGAAATACCCCACTCTGCGGAACAGCCCCGCTTACATTCTAGGCTGAAAGGTCGAGTCCGCAGTAAGATGTTTATCACAAATAAACGCGACGAAAAGCAATGAAAAATTAAaaatcaagaagaaaagattgtTTTCAAAATTTATGCAAAAATCACAAGACGTCTGGCAGTTGTAAAGATAAGCAGGCACCGGTGGCACTGCATAGGCGCTTACACCAGCTTGGAGTGTAGAGAGTGGGAAGCCACTCTGCCAACGTGTATCCGACTTACATCACACGATGTACCTGAAAGGGGGTTAGCCGTAGCAGTGAAGAGGCGAGCGtcggagaagaaaaaaaaatgctgtgaagcagGAAACAAGTCTACGAATTATCGAAGGGTTTTAGCCACACGCATACGTCCTTAAATACAAGCGAGCCTTGGGGAGcgttaaaaatgctgtgaaaatTAGCTCCTtcttttgtgtttttttgtgATTTCCTATACAGGGATGCCCACAGGTTCATACATTAAATGCTGTGGACCTGAAAGTTCTAGGCTTCTTATTGAACGGAAGTTAGTCTTGgggttaaaaaaaaaatgctatGAAATACCATGGCTCTACAATCTTTCTTTTGTACTCTTAGAAGATAACCGAGCCTTAGGAGGGCTAAAAAATGTTGTGAAGACGAGCCCTCTTTTTAGGCAGCATCCATCCGCTTTGCACACTAAGCACTGTGATTTTAAAGTGCAGCCATGTCTGTAAAAATGACAATGCCGCCCACGCGCTTTTTAATAGGTGAATTCTTGAAAGTCTGTGCTAATGATATTGTTGCATGTTCATGAACTACATATGCTCACCAACGGACATGGGAATCCAGGATAGCACATCTAGGACATCCAGCTCCGACGGGCCTACACGACTATAGAAAATCTCAACTCAAAAGGTGCGAATATGACTGATAACCTTTTTATCGCCTCGGAGTCGCGAATATACAGCGAGATCGTCACTAGTCTGGGTATATAAATAGCCATGTCACCTCTCGGCTTGATTTTGGCTGTCTCCGAGGTCGTCTCCGAGATCCACCCCGTAACTCAAGCCGCATGCTTTTGCCCCCCTTTTTGGATGTGATAGCAGTGCAAATTTTAAAAattgtccttttcttctatGATCGCAATCAGTTTCCTCTTGGCACAGAAAATTGTTGTTGCCAAGTCTCGCAGTTTCGTAGTCAGTCCGGCTTGACTCACTCGCCGGTAGCGTATATAGTTAACAGTATGCTTATCCGCTCGCTAGCCAAGCTAATTGACGCGTCCGCTTCAACCTGCAGAACTAACGCATTTTGCTTCTTAAACTGTAGTTCTTGACCGTGATCTAATGTTCTCGCTAGCGAATTACTTTTGTCTCCAGAATTAGGGAGAAACAAGCACGTTAGTTTTGCTACAATGGAAATACAAAGGGCAACAAGTTTAACGAAAATTGACATCGCGGGCCGAGACTTCACTTTTGAGATATCCGCCGAAGTAGCCAAGCCCTACGATGCGCTCTTGCGAGACGACACAATAGTTACCAACCCTGTTCCGAcaattaaaaaagattttgGATTTGACGAGTCCGAGTTTGAGAATATCAAAGACCATGATGCGGCTTTGTTTACTATAGTGGAGAATGAAATGGTGTACGGATACATACATGCAACAAGGTCTTGGAATAACATGGTGGAGATTCGTTGGATTGTGTTAGATGTGAGCATTCGCGGCCATGGGTACGGCAAAATGCTTCTGGATGAGGTGGTGAAGTGGGCTCGCCAGCTAGGAGTTGCTGGAGTTCGCCTAGAGTCGCAATCGAATAATGTCGCGGCATGCCGCTTTTATAAGCGATACGGATTCAAGTTTGGCGGCTACGACGAGTATTTGTACAGAGGAATTCCGCAGAATAAGCAAGAGACGGCCTTATTCTGGTACTACATGCTCGAATAATGAACGATCAAATCGTTTGATGATGTGAAGAAATTCAAGTATATTAAATCCAAGGGTATCCTGCTCTTGCTATTGGGACAGAAACTTTGCTATGAATGTGTAGCTAGATTCGTAATTGGATAGCAGAGTTTTGCAATTTTGAAAGACAATCTGTTGCGTGCTTTTGAAACAAACTCCAACCCATCGTGTACCGTAATTAAGCATCCCatataaagaaaaacaatTTTCCGGTCTCTTTGTGGCAAGCACTCAGAGAACACTATATAGCTGTGCCCATTCataattagtattaatatCCCATCGCACGTACTCGGGTTTCCCagttttcctctttcttgcaCTGGGCTCGAGCCTCTTTCCatgtcatcttcgtcttcttgctgctagGACCTGTCATTCAGCCTGTTAGCCATGCTGCCGATTGTGTGTTATAAAAGTCAAGTCCGGGAGAATtaccagctgcagcttgtttATCCGACCGTGTATGCGAAGAGTCAACCAAGGTTACTTCGGAAGACATTGCTTCAGGCTTAGCAGCCAGCGAGGAAGTCTTTTTTGATGAGAGTCCGAGAGGCATGATTGGTATGGTTGTGCGAGACTTTGAAAATTGGAATAGTTGGTCCTGTCAAGGAGTATGTGTTTTTCGTCGATCGATTACGGTAGTAGAGTATGGTCTAAAATCGCGTAGAGTGATGTCGACGGATAAGAGTTGTTGTTGAACAAGATGTAAGACTGATTATATTGCTTTGAGAGTATGGGGAGTTTGGCAAAGGTTGATTCGAGAATGAACTGCTGTTTGAATCTTTTTATATCCAAGATATTCAGATTGTTGTAATTGCAGATGAGCCCCATCAAGGAGAGCACTGGCCGTATATATATTCAGGCTCGGAGTCCATTTCCTGTCAGCCCGTTTACAAACTCTAATAATCCTGTCTAAAGGATTCTCGCGTGTCGGCTTAGCCCACATGATTGACAAGCTTGGTTACGCCATTCTATTTTCTGAGTCATCTGGCGGGCTTGAATGGCCCCTACGTGGCTTGCATTGTCAGGCGTGTAAGTCGTCACGAAGGCATCCAGGTCCAGCGCCCTCTTGATTGGCTCGGAGTCAAGTCTCGGTCCACCTTGTTACGCCCTTATCCTGCGCTTGGTTGCTCAGTTGGTAACTAGTGTTTCCGAGCGACGACCCGAGCCCGAGCCCGAAGCCGCCTTGTAAATCCGGCGACCTGCTCCTGACAAGCCAAGGGCTCTCTCTGCTTTACCAATGCTTGCGCCTTTGCTGCATTTCTCAGCTGGATTGCATTATTCTCACTCCGTACGGCAATTATCAATGCACCGGATCCTAGCTAGGGCGTATATGAGTTTGCTGGGCTAATGGCTGCACAGCCAGCGACGCCGCCGGTCATGCTCCGTAGGCCAAATGGGCGGATGCAAGCCTGTGATCCATGCCGTTCACGCAAAGTGGCCTGCGATCACCAGCAGCCGGTTTGCAGGCGCTGCATTAGCAGAAGCCAGGAGGACGAGTGTGTCTACACGTCTTCACTCCCTCGGAAGCCGCTGTCCTTGAAGCCGCTGTCATCGCGCAAGCCGGGTATCGCAGCCGGAGCTATCCGTACTACGACTTACACCAGTaacagcagcgacagcagcctTCACGTTGAGGCGTCTACTCCGAGCACGGCCGGACTGGGGCCGAGCCGGCGGCCTGGATCCGCCGAGGGGTACAGATCACTGCGTCGTGCAGAGTTTCGGCGACAGGCCAATACGCCCATTCATGATGCCCGAACGGTGACGTCGCCCTTGGGGCCGTCGCATACTGCCTATCCCTTTGAGTCACCCGTGGACCATGCTGGACGTCGTACCCAGTCGATCAGCCACGAACTTGCTTCGAGTACCGCAACCCCAGGGAGCCATCTCCTCTCGGAAAGGGCGTCTACCCCAGCAAAAGACCAAGAGCCAGGGTACTTGGGGTACATCAGCCACTCTTCAGTGCTGCAAGAGACTGAGAACAGCCTGTCCATGATTCAGGGGTTCCAAGCATTCTTACCCCAGCTAGCAAACAATGACTTGAGACAGAATGTTGAAGAGCTCAGAAACCGTTATTCGCCCACAAAGGAGATGTGCCTTGTGGTGCTTCGAGGGATTCCTGCTCCAAATGTGGGCCTCATCGAGGCCAATAAAGACTCTCCGCTCTATCGGGATGGCTGGCTGAGGATGGTTGCAACGCGCGTGCTTTCCGATTTGCATGAAAGGTTCGGTTCTTGCCTGGGACTCTGCCGGGAAGACTCTCAGCTTGAAGAAATTGCCCTGTTTCTGAGCGAGAATACCGCCAAACCGTTTCAGGAGGACGAGCCGGATTCCGAAAAATGGATTGGCCAGTTTACAGGACCCAACCTAAGATGGGAGTCAATTGGGTTAATTTTTAGTTTTGTATACTTTCTACCTGAAGACCATAATATGTTCGATTACATGTATGATGCGGGCGGGAAACAATGGTCGCAGATTTCTCGTGTCTGTCTTGGCCTTTGTATCGACCTGAGCAGGAGGTTTGCGTCGGCGAATAGTCTGTTGGCCCAACTCTACATGCGCCGGTCTACAAAGGAATCCATATATACTGGGGATGCTAGTAAGTGGAAGCCCCTGTATCTCAGTTTTTATTCCAAAGCTCTAGTATACAGTAATATCTATATCATACCTATGGTGCCATGGCTAACTTAGGCAGGCTATTCCTCATGGGGGACCGGAGCAGAGTCGGTGGCCTTGGCGACCTTTCTTGGTTTACATGCTGAGTCAAACTCCCCTTCTTACGAACCGTCATTGGCTTCCGAACATCGGCGACTCCTTTTTGCTCAGATGTTTGTTGGAGAGAAGCACGCGGTGCTGTTCACAGGTCGGCCACCTCGATTATCGCATCGATATGCGTTTACCCCTCTCCCTCTGGATCTCCGGGACGAGGATCTGCTGCAAGGTGGAGACGCTATCAAAGAAGCTGTGAAATCTCTCGACAAGAATGGATGGAACACGAGTGGAAAGGTGTACGCCGCAACCTTCACCCGAGCGAGATACATCCTATCGCTTTTACGAGATGAGCTGATTGAGATTGGCATTGGCAAGGCAACGCAAAAGGTTGCTAATGCTCTCCTTCGGTAAGCCCAACGCTGAATACTTGTGTATTTGTATATCCAGCCTTGCTGACTTGTGGTTGTAGGGATGTCAAAGAACGGCAGATTGAGGCCGTAAAGGAATTTCCTTCAGGGTTAGACTATAATCCCTCTGATCTTGCGCATCCCGAAGCAAACATCAACGTGCTATTTGCGCGAATACTATTACAGCTTGAGCAACTGCAGAATCTGTTTCTGATTGAAAGGCTGCTATTGAAGCACGGGGAAATGAACAAATCTAGTCTGCTTCCAATTAGTTATCGGCTCGTTGAGTTGACGTTGCTCTTCTGGACGCACAAGGATCGCTTTGCCTCTTTTAGGAACGACTTTGAGTGGCTGGTAAGACAAAACCCCTTGACAATTGTCTCTTTGGGCGAAAGGACTGAGAGCATAAATATTAACGCGCCCTCTTTTATAGGTCATGGCTTTTGCAACTCCTAGCGGAGGTATACTCTGCATGGAGCTACTGAACCCTTCCTTCAAAGGCAGCCATCCGAAGAACCCCTCGATAACGCGGTCGAACATTATACAGCAACTTAGCCTCCTGATAGGCTTCCTTGAATGGATCGATCCTTCTAGGCCAAACGGCAGCATGTGCGTGACTACCAGTGCCGTCATGAGGCGCGTGCTGGATCATGTTCTCAACGCTGGCAGCGATGGCATGAGCTGGCAGCCGGACACCATTGATGATATGCAGCTTGACTTTAACTTTGAGCTCTTTGATACGTTTGACTGGATGAAGCCGGACGTTCTGACTAATTAGGCGCTGGAGAGCTGAGATGTATATAGCGATGAATGCGGGTCCCTCCTTGTACATATTGAGGGACATGTTACGTACATAATTTGCACAGCGCTAGCTCTAGTATTTTCAACTGGCGCACAATAACTCatgtaatatatatacatgtatatatagctAGGTACTCTCTGCTCGAAAAGATACCATCTTGAAGATTACAGGCACCTGAGATCATTTAAAAGTATAGTacag encodes:
- a CDS encoding uncharacterized protein (EggNog:ENOG41); translation: MEIQRATSLTKIDIAGRDFTFEISAEVAKPYDALLRDDTIVTNPVPTIKKDFGFDESEFENIKDHDAALFTIVENEMVYGYIHATRSWNNMVEIRWIVLDVSIRGHGYGKMLLDEVVKWARQLGVAGVRLESQSNNVAACRFYKRYGFKFGGYDEYLYRGIPQNKQETALFWYYMLE
- a CDS encoding uncharacterized protein (EggNog:ENOG41), with protein sequence MPLGLSSKKTSSLAAKPEAMSSEVTLVDSSHTRSDKQAAAGPSSKKTKMTWKEARAQCKKEENWETRVRAMGY
- a CDS encoding uncharacterized protein (EggNog:ENOG41): MAAQPATPPVMLRRPNGRMQACDPCRSRKVACDHQQPVCRRCISRSQEDECVYTSSLPRKPLSLKPLSSRKPGIAAGAIRTTTYTSNSSDSSLHVEASTPSTAGLGPSRRPGSAEGYRSLRRAEFRRQANTPIHDARTVTSPLGPSHTAYPFESPVDHAGRRTQSISHELASSTATPGSHLLSERASTPAKDQEPGYLGYISHSSVLQETENSLSMIQGFQAFLPQLANNDLRQNVEELRNRYSPTKEMCLVVLRGIPAPNVGLIEANKDSPLYRDGWLRMVATRVLSDLHERFGSCLGLCREDSQLEEIALFLSENTAKPFQEDEPDSEKWIGQFTGPNLRWESIGLIFSFVYFLPEDHNMFDYMYDAGGKQWSQISRVCLGLCIDLSRRFASANSLLAQLYMRRSTKESIYTGDASYSSWGTGAESVALATFLGLHAESNSPSYEPSLASEHRRLLFAQMFVGEKHAVLFTGRPPRLSHRYAFTPLPLDLRDEDLLQGGDAIKEAVKSLDKNGWNTSGKVYAATFTRARYILSLLRDELIEIGIGKATQKVANALLRDVKERQIEAVKEFPSGLDYNPSDLAHPEANINVLFARILLQLEQLQNLFLIERLLLKHGEMNKSSLLPISYRLVELTLLFWTHKDRFASFRNDFEWLVMAFATPSGGILCMELLNPSFKGSHPKNPSITRSNIIQQLSLLIGFLEWIDPSRPNGSMCVTTSAVMRRVLDHVLNAGSDGMSWQPDTIDDMQLDFNFELFDTFDWMKPDVLTN